The following proteins come from a genomic window of Neptunomonas concharum:
- a CDS encoding DUF2489 domain-containing protein yields the protein MSEKIVLLLIFIGLIVIVGLSVFILKRYRALKDHNAKKLKALKDQERRLEEKRAYVLESLRVLSKALSEGQVGAVEGAIRIKTLLEYYDSDLLAKPRNRLLLDIFHQTEHIPILSAWKALDRPTRRKYLDAIEKIELKHGEEMKRVGQGLSEYFNEC from the coding sequence ATGTCTGAAAAAATTGTGCTTTTACTCATTTTTATTGGCCTCATTGTAATTGTAGGGCTCTCTGTATTTATTCTAAAACGATATAGAGCACTTAAAGACCATAATGCTAAGAAACTAAAGGCTTTAAAAGATCAAGAGCGTCGTCTTGAAGAGAAAAGGGCTTATGTGCTAGAAAGTTTAAGGGTGTTATCAAAGGCTTTGTCTGAGGGGCAAGTTGGTGCTGTTGAAGGTGCAATAAGAATAAAAACGCTGTTGGAGTATTATGACAGCGATTTGCTAGCGAAACCTCGTAATAGACTTTTACTAGATATTTTTCATCAAACAGAACACATTCCTATTCTGAGTGCGTGGAAAGCGCTTGATAGACCTACGCGGAGAAAATATTTAGATGCTATTGAGAAGATAGAACTCAAACATGGTGAGGAGATGAAGCGTGTGGGGCAGGGATTATCTGAATACTTTAATGAGTGTTAA
- the pfkA gene encoding 6-phosphofructokinase: MHKLPTLKSVKNFDSVAILTSGGDSPGMNPAIRALTRAAFNSGISHVYGINRGYSGLINNDIQKMTSRSVTNIVQRGGTVLKSARCLEFKEPNVRQDAAKILRDRGIEALFVIGGDGSMTGAHLFTEETGIPVIGLPGTIDNDIPGSDDTIGFDTAVNTALEAIDKIRDTAQSHERLFLVEVMGRNSGFIATQVGIACGAEMVVVPEYDFDLRELCLTLAQRRATGQGSSGIIVVAEGKDPGLTNRIAYQLEEQGQNPRICILGHIQRGGSPSGHDRMLASCLGASAVSYLLAGYNDIMVGVNQGSIVDIPLRRVITETKSLNRHLFDITTLLHK, translated from the coding sequence ATGCACAAACTACCTACACTCAAGTCCGTTAAGAACTTTGATTCTGTCGCCATACTCACAAGCGGAGGGGACTCCCCCGGCATGAATCCAGCTATTCGCGCCCTAACTCGTGCTGCTTTTAACAGTGGTATTAGCCATGTTTATGGCATCAATCGAGGCTACAGCGGGCTTATCAATAACGACATCCAGAAGATGACTTCGCGCTCTGTCACCAATATTGTTCAAAGAGGGGGCACTGTACTTAAAAGCGCCCGCTGCTTAGAATTTAAAGAGCCTAACGTACGCCAAGATGCCGCTAAAATCTTACGGGACAGAGGAATCGAAGCGCTCTTCGTGATTGGGGGTGATGGCTCTATGACAGGGGCTCATCTGTTTACGGAAGAAACGGGCATTCCTGTAATTGGCTTACCAGGCACCATTGACAACGACATACCAGGATCTGACGACACCATTGGCTTTGACACGGCAGTTAATACGGCCTTAGAGGCTATCGATAAAATTCGCGATACTGCACAGTCTCACGAGCGCTTATTTCTTGTCGAAGTCATGGGAAGAAACTCTGGCTTTATCGCTACGCAGGTAGGTATTGCATGCGGCGCCGAAATGGTAGTCGTGCCGGAATATGACTTTGATCTGAGAGAACTGTGTTTAACTCTTGCTCAAAGACGCGCTACAGGGCAAGGCTCAAGCGGTATTATTGTGGTGGCGGAAGGCAAAGATCCCGGACTGACCAATCGGATTGCATACCAATTAGAGGAACAAGGGCAAAACCCTCGCATTTGCATACTAGGCCACATTCAGCGCGGCGGCAGCCCATCAGGGCATGATCGCATGCTAGCATCATGCCTAGGTGCATCTGCGGTTAGTTACCTTCTGGCTGGTTACAACGACATTATGGTAGGTGTCAATCAAGGCTCGATAGTAGACATTCCCTTGAGGCGCGTGATAACAGAGACCAAATCCCTTAATCGCCACCTATTTGATATTACAACCTTGCTCCATAAGTAA
- a CDS encoding MBL fold metallo-hydrolase, with protein sequence MKFRVIPVTQFQQNCTLCWCEETKRAAIIDPGGDIAKIEAAIKEEGLVLDKVLLTHAHIDHAGGTAELSSRFNVPIEGPHKGDLFWIEGLAKQSEMFGFPKVETFRPTRWLDDGDQVEVGNQVLDVLHCPGHTPGHVVFFHQASATAQVGDVIFQGSIGRTDFPGGNHQELIRSIREKLFPLGDQVEFIPGHGPASTFGYERQTNPFVSDRRG encoded by the coding sequence ATGAAGTTTCGTGTCATACCGGTTACTCAGTTTCAGCAAAATTGTACATTGTGTTGGTGTGAGGAGACAAAGCGTGCGGCGATCATTGATCCCGGCGGTGATATAGCTAAAATTGAAGCGGCTATAAAAGAGGAAGGGCTTGTGCTAGACAAGGTGCTTCTGACTCATGCGCATATCGATCATGCTGGCGGGACGGCGGAATTATCATCGCGATTTAACGTGCCTATTGAAGGGCCGCATAAAGGTGATCTTTTTTGGATCGAGGGGCTGGCTAAGCAGAGTGAAATGTTTGGTTTTCCTAAGGTTGAAACATTTCGACCAACTCGATGGCTGGACGATGGAGATCAAGTAGAAGTCGGGAATCAAGTATTGGACGTCTTGCATTGTCCGGGGCATACTCCAGGTCATGTGGTCTTTTTCCATCAGGCTTCAGCCACAGCGCAAGTAGGCGATGTCATTTTTCAAGGCTCGATAGGTCGGACTGATTTCCCTGGCGGCAATCACCAAGAGCTTATACGTTCTATACGGGAGAAGCTGTTCCCGCTGGGAGATCAAGTGGAATTTATACCGGGGCATGGGCCGGCCTCAACGTTTGGGTATGAGAGACAAACTAACCCGTTTGTCTCTGATCGTCGCGGCTAG
- a CDS encoding methyl-accepting chemotaxis protein: MVTGLTGKAVHIPLNHRLISTTDLKGVITYANDDFVSVSGFTREELVGQQHSIVRHPFMPKVAFADLWKTVAQDKAWRGIVVNRCKNGDYYWVDAYVTPIYRDGKKVGYQSVRVAPPSALVTRTYDLYSAINNKKPVSFTSRSTMRKVCVSLLFISVLFASFLSIKELWVELVGFLLTQVSAAGILYFLLLQPLGRTKRSSATVVENVLIQKVFSDSMDEWGQVQLALMMESARIRTVLGRVEDYSGELDKTVQVTEKVIRRTREGLLQQDQETDMVATAVTQLASSAVEIANNMSDTSAVIQEAHQSADQGTRYLKQMVSSSLSISEEVSEAAEEALLLKERTKEIEHVIEVISSIAEQTNLLALNAAIEAARAGEYGRGFAVVADEVRTLATRTKESTNSVRETVLGIVNAVSAVVNKLETSKGSVDESRQLSDEVSQMFLALKHAIEGIAERSISVSSAAEQQTAVIDEIQKNVECLRSLSANNAAFSDQSEVTSKELREMQAQLTSMVKAFDQS, from the coding sequence ATGGTCACAGGTCTGACAGGGAAGGCTGTTCATATCCCTCTAAATCATCGTCTGATTTCAACTACCGATCTTAAAGGTGTCATTACTTACGCGAACGATGATTTCGTTTCCGTGAGTGGTTTTACTCGTGAAGAGTTAGTTGGGCAGCAACATAGTATTGTCCGGCACCCGTTTATGCCCAAAGTCGCATTTGCGGATTTATGGAAAACGGTCGCTCAAGATAAAGCATGGCGAGGTATTGTAGTTAACCGTTGTAAGAATGGTGATTATTACTGGGTTGATGCTTACGTTACGCCAATATATCGGGATGGGAAGAAAGTAGGGTATCAGTCTGTGCGCGTGGCCCCTCCATCCGCGCTAGTTACTCGTACTTATGATCTGTATTCGGCAATCAATAACAAAAAGCCGGTCTCTTTTACTTCTCGCTCCACTATGCGTAAGGTTTGCGTAAGTTTGCTTTTTATTTCGGTGTTATTTGCTTCTTTCTTGAGTATTAAGGAACTTTGGGTCGAGCTGGTGGGCTTTTTACTTACCCAAGTATCAGCTGCTGGTATCTTGTATTTTCTTTTGTTACAGCCCCTTGGACGAACAAAGCGCAGTAGTGCAACCGTTGTCGAGAATGTATTAATTCAAAAAGTATTTTCCGATTCGATGGATGAATGGGGGCAAGTACAACTTGCGCTTATGATGGAAAGTGCTCGAATTCGCACCGTTTTAGGCAGGGTTGAGGATTATTCGGGGGAGCTCGATAAAACGGTACAAGTTACTGAGAAAGTTATTCGTCGAACTCGAGAGGGGTTACTTCAGCAAGATCAAGAGACGGATATGGTGGCAACTGCCGTTACCCAGTTAGCGTCATCAGCGGTGGAGATCGCGAATAATATGTCGGATACCTCAGCTGTGATCCAAGAAGCGCATCAAAGTGCAGATCAAGGAACTAGGTATCTCAAGCAGATGGTTTCTTCATCACTTTCTATATCTGAAGAGGTTTCAGAAGCAGCTGAAGAAGCGCTCTTGTTAAAAGAGCGTACCAAAGAGATTGAACACGTTATCGAAGTGATCTCCAGCATAGCTGAGCAAACAAACTTGCTGGCACTTAATGCAGCTATTGAGGCCGCGAGGGCTGGGGAGTATGGCCGAGGTTTTGCGGTTGTGGCAGACGAAGTGAGAACATTGGCAACGCGTACAAAAGAGTCGACTAACAGCGTTAGGGAAACGGTACTAGGCATAGTTAACGCCGTATCGGCGGTTGTTAATAAGTTAGAAACCTCCAAAGGCAGTGTAGATGAAAGTAGGCAGCTTTCTGATGAGGTGTCCCAGATGTTTTTGGCTTTAAAGCACGCTATAGAAGGAATCGCTGAGCGTTCTATCAGTGTGTCCAGCGCTGCTGAGCAGCAAACTGCCGTGATTGATGAAATTCAAAAAAATGTCGAGTGTTTAAGAAGCTTATCAGCGAATAATGCTGCTTTTTCAGATCAAAGTGAGGTCACTTCAAAAGAGCTGCGAGAGATGCAGGCACAGCTAACGTCGATGGTAAAAGCGTTTGATCAATCCTAG
- a CDS encoding DUF5062 family protein, protein MKLKPKQEAQLLKEALRVGAIYVDKRGAGQFEATDSASKKISLLYQLLVHDQLITPLNNAQATEPNMKHKLALWIYRQLPDDHPLKTD, encoded by the coding sequence ATGAAACTTAAGCCAAAACAGGAAGCTCAGCTTCTTAAAGAAGCTCTCAGAGTCGGGGCGATCTATGTAGATAAACGAGGTGCAGGCCAGTTTGAAGCAACGGACAGCGCATCAAAAAAAATCTCCTTGCTATACCAACTACTAGTTCACGATCAACTAATCACACCATTGAATAACGCCCAAGCAACTGAACCGAATATGAAACATAAACTTGCGTTGTGGATTTACAGGCAATTACCTGATGACCACCCTTTGAAAACAGATTAG
- a CDS encoding sigma-70 family RNA polymerase sigma factor — protein sequence MTSSYTSRFETLRPKLIAFSLLQVQDREHAEDLVQDALIAALENIDKYEGSAQFDTWVYGILRHKLIDYIRRTKRERERFVSDDHEIDIDSLFDNREHWDADSKPEQWKSPEDLHLRSDFWEVFDLCMLHLPSNTARVFALRELMDLETEEICECLDISEQNCWTILHRARLKLRGCIEKGWFLKGSPV from the coding sequence ATGACATCATCTTATACATCAAGATTTGAGACGCTTAGACCAAAGCTTATCGCTTTCTCGCTATTACAAGTTCAAGATCGAGAACATGCCGAAGATTTAGTCCAAGATGCCTTAATCGCTGCATTAGAAAACATTGATAAATATGAGGGCAGTGCTCAATTTGACACATGGGTATACGGCATTCTTCGACATAAATTGATTGACTATATACGCAGAACTAAGCGAGAAAGAGAAAGGTTCGTTTCTGACGACCATGAAATAGATATCGACAGCCTGTTTGATAACAGAGAGCACTGGGACGCGGACTCCAAGCCTGAACAATGGAAAAGCCCTGAAGACTTGCATTTGAGGAGCGATTTCTGGGAAGTATTCGACCTATGTATGTTACACCTGCCCAGCAATACCGCCAGAGTATTCGCATTAAGAGAATTAATGGATCTCGAAACTGAAGAGATATGCGAATGCCTCGACATCTCCGAACAGAACTGTTGGACCATCTTACACAGAGCTCGATTAAAACTGCGTGGTTGCATTGAGAAGGGCTGGTTTTTGAAGGGGAGCCCCGTATGA
- a CDS encoding GGDEF domain-containing protein produces the protein MRLLLRWMYGARETVYKQFSERQWIVFFSVLCVAGGAFWGAALNYVIRMLPLSESMVILSIGFALATVAIGMMAAVWWVYVAYLTALLFPLIFLFVSQSGQFELLGLLSTAFYGFNLISSRKMYQVLRQSIIHQLSNDRLYMALQNEKDRVMSLNRQLEMDVRAGKRTAQELLAQKHEAEQLAERLHTLSAIDGLTGIANRRTFDEVLEREWSRAKRQHAPLSLLLVDIDHFKLLNDHYGHQYGDQCLKSVVDVMRSHLKRPSDFIARYGGEEFVVILPMTTAGAAQSLAEEIREAVANARMEHQVSPVLPFVTISIGLSCMCDNEILTAKTLFEKADTALYAAKMGGRNRVC, from the coding sequence TTGAGGTTGCTGCTTCGGTGGATGTACGGCGCTAGGGAAACCGTCTACAAGCAGTTTAGTGAGCGTCAGTGGATAGTCTTTTTTAGTGTACTTTGTGTAGCGGGTGGGGCATTTTGGGGAGCTGCTCTAAATTATGTTATTAGAATGTTGCCACTGAGTGAGTCGATGGTGATACTGTCGATTGGCTTTGCGCTTGCAACGGTCGCTATCGGTATGATGGCAGCGGTATGGTGGGTGTATGTTGCCTACCTTACGGCGCTTTTGTTCCCACTTATTTTCTTGTTTGTCAGTCAATCAGGGCAATTCGAGTTATTAGGGCTCCTATCGACTGCGTTCTATGGGTTCAACCTTATCTCGTCACGGAAAATGTATCAGGTGCTTCGACAGTCCATTATTCATCAGCTATCTAATGATCGCTTGTATATGGCACTGCAAAATGAAAAAGACAGGGTGATGAGCTTAAATCGACAATTGGAAATGGATGTCAGAGCAGGGAAGCGTACCGCGCAAGAGTTGCTAGCGCAAAAACATGAGGCTGAGCAGTTGGCTGAGCGCCTGCATACCCTGTCCGCCATTGACGGATTAACCGGTATCGCAAACCGAAGGACGTTTGATGAGGTGCTTGAGCGGGAGTGGTCCAGGGCAAAGCGGCAGCATGCTCCGCTTTCATTGTTGCTGGTTGATATTGATCACTTCAAGCTTCTGAACGATCACTATGGCCACCAATACGGTGACCAATGCTTAAAAAGTGTAGTGGATGTGATGCGCAGTCATCTTAAAAGGCCCTCTGACTTTATAGCGAGATATGGAGGAGAGGAGTTTGTTGTTATATTGCCCATGACAACGGCTGGAGCAGCCCAAAGTCTCGCCGAAGAGATAAGGGAGGCTGTTGCCAATGCCAGAATGGAGCATCAAGTGTCGCCGGTGTTGCCTTTTGTTACTATCAGCATCGGCTTGTCTTGCATGTGTGACAATGAAATTTTAACGGCTAAGACATTATTTGAGAAAGCGGATACGGCTTTATATGCAGCTAAAATGGGGGGGCGAAACCGCGTTTGTTAG
- the thiC gene encoding phosphomethylpyrimidine synthase ThiC: MSDNTMLSQSAVVDQASVQPFPKSRKVYIEGSRPDIRVPMREISLDDTPTAMGGETNAPLYVYDTSGPYTDPDAVIDVRKGLVPLRSAWIEERADTEQLSHLSSEYGRAREADLRLDELRFELTRKPRRAKEGKNVTQLHYARQGIITPEMEYIAIRENMKLAKAQAEGHLVAQQHPGHSFGARLPNEITPEFVRQEVAEGRAIIPCNINHPELEPMIIGRNFLVKINGNIGNSALTSSIEDEVEKMTWGTRWGADTIMDLSTGKNIHETREWILRNSPVPIGTVPIYQALEKVNGVAEDLNWEVFRDTLIEQAEQGVDYFTIHAGVLLRYVPMTAKRMTGIVSRGGSIMAKWCLAHHEENFLYTHFEEICEICKAYDVAFSLGDGLRPGSVYDANDEAQFAELEALGELTKVAWKHDVQVMIEGPGHVPMHMIKENMDKQLQECHEAPFYTLGPLTTDIAPGYDHITSGIGAAMIGWYGCAMLCYVTPKEHLGLPNKDDVKTGIITYKIAAHAADLAKGHPGAQIRDNAMSKARFEFRWEDQFNIGLDPDTARAYHDETLPKESAKVAHFCSMCGPKFCSMKISQEVRDLDETQVAAMTAQVEQGMEEKSAEFKASGAEIYHKV; this comes from the coding sequence ATGTCTGATAACACAATGTTGAGTCAAAGTGCCGTTGTGGACCAAGCGTCCGTACAGCCTTTTCCGAAATCGCGTAAGGTTTATATTGAAGGTAGCCGTCCGGATATCCGCGTACCAATGCGAGAAATTTCTCTAGATGACACGCCGACTGCCATGGGTGGGGAAACAAACGCGCCACTTTATGTATACGATACGTCTGGACCCTACACTGATCCAGATGCGGTGATTGATGTTCGAAAAGGACTTGTGCCCCTGCGCAGTGCTTGGATTGAGGAACGGGCGGATACGGAGCAGCTTAGTCACCTCTCTTCAGAATATGGTCGCGCACGTGAGGCTGACTTGCGTTTGGACGAGCTGCGCTTTGAGCTGACGCGCAAGCCGAGACGTGCAAAAGAGGGAAAGAATGTCACTCAACTGCATTATGCACGTCAGGGGATTATTACCCCAGAGATGGAATATATCGCTATTCGTGAAAATATGAAGCTTGCTAAAGCGCAGGCTGAAGGTCATCTAGTCGCGCAACAACATCCAGGTCATAGTTTTGGTGCACGCTTGCCCAATGAAATAACGCCGGAGTTTGTGCGCCAGGAAGTTGCCGAGGGTCGAGCTATTATCCCCTGCAATATCAATCACCCTGAATTAGAGCCAATGATTATCGGTCGTAATTTTTTGGTGAAAATTAATGGCAATATTGGTAATTCTGCGCTGACCTCTTCCATTGAAGATGAGGTCGAGAAGATGACGTGGGGTACACGCTGGGGGGCCGATACGATAATGGATTTGTCGACCGGAAAAAATATCCATGAAACTCGCGAATGGATACTGCGTAACTCACCCGTTCCTATTGGTACAGTGCCTATTTACCAAGCATTAGAGAAAGTAAATGGTGTTGCTGAGGATCTCAACTGGGAAGTATTCCGTGACACTTTGATCGAGCAGGCAGAGCAGGGGGTGGACTACTTTACCATCCATGCGGGTGTGTTGCTGCGCTATGTCCCGATGACGGCAAAACGTATGACCGGTATCGTCTCCCGAGGGGGTTCGATCATGGCTAAATGGTGTCTTGCTCACCATGAAGAGAATTTCCTTTACACCCACTTCGAGGAGATCTGTGAAATTTGCAAAGCCTATGATGTCGCCTTCTCATTAGGTGATGGGTTACGTCCTGGATCCGTATATGATGCAAATGATGAGGCTCAGTTCGCAGAATTAGAAGCCTTAGGTGAGTTGACCAAAGTCGCGTGGAAGCATGATGTTCAAGTTATGATCGAGGGGCCAGGGCATGTACCGATGCATATGATCAAAGAGAACATGGATAAACAGTTGCAGGAATGCCATGAAGCACCGTTCTATACATTAGGACCTTTGACAACTGATATCGCACCGGGATATGACCATATTACTTCCGGTATTGGCGCTGCAATGATTGGTTGGTATGGCTGTGCAATGCTGTGTTATGTGACGCCAAAAGAACACTTGGGTCTACCCAATAAGGATGATGTAAAGACAGGTATTATCACCTATAAGATTGCTGCTCATGCGGCGGATTTAGCGAAAGGGCATCCAGGTGCCCAAATTCGAGATAATGCAATGTCAAAAGCTCGTTTCGAGTTCCGTTGGGAAGATCAGTTTAATATTGGTTTGGATCCTGATACGGCACGTGCTTACCATGACGAAACGCTTCCTAAAGAGTCTGCAAAGGTGGCTCATTTTTGCTCAATGTGCGGACCAAAGTTCTGTTCTATGAAAATATCTCAAGAGGTTCGGGACTTAGATGAAACGCAAGTGGCGGCAATGACGGCACAAGTAGAGCAGGGAATGGAAGAGAAGTCCGCTGAGTTTAAGGCAAGCGGTGCAGAAATTTATCACAAAGTTTAA
- the thiD gene encoding bifunctional hydroxymethylpyrimidine kinase/phosphomethylpyrimidine kinase: protein MSQVLDDSCSPPVILTIAGSDTSAGAGIQADLKTFSALCAYGATVITTLTAQNTCGVRASYPVPADQVTAQLTAVLDDMPVRAIKLGALGSGDNVAAIIETLNNYQPIPLVIDPVITSSSGTRLLDSEGESLLKSALLPRCRIVTPNIPEAAFLAQRVVPNTLAGMYELLNPLHDLGIEWVLLKGGHLSSQYEAIDLLSNGTEVIELRSARTHTKNTHGTGCTLASAVAVGIGRGQAVPQAVRFAKEYISGAILAADQLQVGQGSGPLHHFSLLWESFERNNIK from the coding sequence ATGTCCCAAGTTTTAGATGATTCGTGTAGTCCTCCTGTTATTCTTACAATCGCTGGCTCTGATACTTCGGCAGGGGCTGGCATTCAAGCAGACCTTAAAACCTTCTCGGCATTATGTGCTTACGGTGCCACTGTTATTACTACTTTAACGGCACAGAATACCTGTGGTGTTAGAGCGTCCTATCCTGTTCCAGCTGACCAAGTAACTGCCCAACTTACCGCTGTATTGGATGATATGCCTGTGCGTGCTATTAAGCTGGGGGCACTAGGGTCGGGTGATAATGTCGCTGCGATTATTGAAACCTTAAATAACTACCAGCCTATCCCTTTGGTTATTGATCCTGTCATTACCTCCAGTAGTGGTACTCGTTTGTTGGACTCTGAAGGTGAAAGCTTGCTCAAAAGCGCATTGTTGCCGCGCTGCCGCATTGTCACTCCCAATATCCCTGAAGCTGCTTTCCTTGCCCAACGCGTAGTGCCGAATACGCTAGCAGGCATGTATGAGCTGCTTAATCCATTACATGATTTGGGGATTGAATGGGTGCTGCTCAAAGGGGGGCATTTATCTTCCCAATACGAAGCGATAGATCTTCTATCAAACGGTACGGAGGTCATTGAACTGAGATCTGCTCGAACACATACAAAAAATACGCACGGGACAGGGTGCACGTTGGCATCAGCCGTTGCTGTGGGAATTGGGCGAGGGCAAGCAGTGCCTCAAGCGGTTAGGTTCGCTAAAGAGTATATATCAGGGGCTATTTTGGCCGCCGATCAGCTTCAGGTGGGGCAAGGTTCTGGGCCTTTGCATCACTTTTCACTCCTTTGGGAATCCTTTGAGAGAAATAATATTAAGTAG
- a CDS encoding MJ1255/VC2487 family glycosyltransferase: MKVLYGVQATGNGHITRARVMAPALEAAGVEVDYLFSGRPAEKLFDMEPFKAFQVRRGLTFCMGEGAKVQLMKTLMQNSIWELLQDARSLELDAYDLVLSDFEPVTAWAAKLKKKPSVGLAHQYAFLHSLPDRYRSKLLKPGVKLFAPVEKAVGVHWDHFGGAIVPPLIQPPRFESTDEQNLVLVYMPHERDETLYYWFSGFPDHQFHVYADVSGPSVKGNVHFLPLSREGFERDLAACSGVITNCGFGLASETMQYGKKLLSKPMKGQTEQASNACILQSLGLATIIKELDAEVISEWLSASHPEPRCFPDVASHLSDWIANGCTKPIDQMAKDVWG, translated from the coding sequence ATGAAGGTTCTATACGGTGTTCAGGCAACAGGAAATGGACACATTACGCGTGCGCGAGTGATGGCTCCCGCGCTAGAAGCAGCAGGTGTAGAGGTGGATTATCTTTTTAGCGGGCGACCTGCTGAGAAGTTGTTTGATATGGAACCCTTTAAAGCGTTTCAGGTAAGACGTGGTTTAACTTTTTGCATGGGTGAAGGAGCGAAGGTTCAGCTCATGAAAACGCTGATGCAAAATAGTATATGGGAGCTGCTTCAGGATGCGCGCTCATTGGAGTTGGATGCATATGATTTGGTGTTATCTGATTTTGAGCCTGTCACCGCATGGGCTGCAAAGCTCAAGAAAAAGCCAAGCGTAGGATTAGCGCATCAGTATGCATTTCTGCATAGTTTACCGGATCGTTATCGATCTAAATTATTAAAGCCGGGTGTGAAACTATTCGCACCTGTTGAGAAGGCGGTTGGTGTGCATTGGGATCACTTTGGCGGCGCCATTGTTCCTCCTTTGATACAACCCCCTCGTTTTGAATCGACGGATGAGCAAAACCTAGTTCTGGTTTACATGCCTCATGAGCGAGACGAAACATTGTACTACTGGTTTAGTGGCTTTCCTGATCATCAATTTCATGTATATGCTGATGTGAGCGGACCAAGCGTTAAAGGTAATGTCCATTTTTTACCGCTGAGCAGAGAGGGATTTGAAAGGGATTTGGCAGCGTGCTCGGGTGTTATTACAAATTGTGGATTTGGTTTAGCCAGTGAAACTATGCAATATGGTAAAAAATTACTCAGTAAGCCAATGAAAGGGCAAACTGAGCAGGCATCTAATGCATGTATCTTACAATCTTTAGGCTTGGCGACCATTATTAAAGAGCTAGATGCAGAGGTTATCAGTGAGTGGCTAAGCGCTTCACATCCTGAGCCACGTTGCTTTCCTGATGTGGCATCCCATCTGTCGGACTGGATTGCAAACGGATGTACGAAACCTATTGATCAAATGGCCAAGGACGTTTGGGGTTAA
- a CDS encoding phosphatase PAP2 family protein has translation MRSLQALHSLDTLAFHWFQAYRNMHSGVAYFSRCVSRLGDGFAYAIAGLLLAVFEPNNGSLFLQTGLIVYLLELPLYLLLKNTIRRCRPSELAGVDALIQPSDKFSFPSGHSAAAFVFATLLVQFYPQLFFLAYSVAALIGLSRVMLGVHYPSDIVAGAALGVVCAEVVFQLLGVGV, from the coding sequence ATGCGATCACTTCAGGCGCTTCATTCTCTGGATACACTAGCGTTCCACTGGTTTCAGGCCTATCGCAATATGCACTCGGGTGTTGCGTATTTTAGCCGTTGTGTCTCTCGTTTAGGTGACGGCTTCGCCTATGCTATTGCAGGCTTGTTACTTGCTGTCTTTGAGCCGAATAACGGTTCATTATTTTTACAAACAGGCTTGATCGTTTATCTGCTGGAGCTTCCTCTCTATCTGTTACTAAAAAATACAATAAGACGCTGTCGCCCAAGCGAGTTGGCAGGCGTTGATGCACTGATTCAACCCTCAGATAAGTTTAGCTTTCCATCAGGACATTCAGCGGCAGCGTTTGTATTTGCGACCTTGCTGGTTCAATTTTATCCACAGCTGTTTTTTCTGGCCTATTCGGTAGCGGCCCTGATTGGCCTGTCGAGAGTGATGCTGGGAGTGCATTATCCTTCAGATATTGTCGCGGGAGCAGCACTTGGCGTTGTATGTGCTGAAGTTGTGTTTCAGCTTCTTGGGGTTGGTGTATGA